In a single window of the Nicotiana tomentosiformis chromosome 8, ASM39032v3, whole genome shotgun sequence genome:
- the LOC138897202 gene encoding uncharacterized protein codes for MAQNSDWMTRDTTLTPIVHYVALDPNNTNSENIASHDTDELVLEKTSNQEKKQSSRQKLLPAPFPQRLAKQKKDDLYRKLMEMLRQIQLNIQLMDALREVSGYAKMMKDLMSRKFDFHDLSIVTLTQTCSAAVTRPMAQKLSDPGSFTIPCIIGIYVFAKALCDLGDNINLMPLEIYKKLGIGRARPTSMLLQLADRIVKIPTGILDDVLVQVGKFVFLADFVILDCQIDETIPIILGRPFLATGRALIDCETGELKMRLNNEEIIFNGQQYMRRPSEFANYLLVEAIDVTTRGGSDCSCQRPIRSLLDESKRS; via the exons ATGGCTCAAAATTCAGACTGGATGACGAGGGATACAACACTCACTCCAATAGTGCATTAtgttgctcttgacccaaacaaCACAAATTCAGAAAACATAGCCTCTCATGACACAGATGAGCTT GTATTAGAAAAAACTTCTAATCAGGAAAAGAAACAGAGCAGTAGACAGAAGCTACTTCCAGCACCATTCCCTCAAAGGTTGGCaaagcaaaagaaagatgatCTATACAGGAAATTAATGGAAATGCTCAGGCAGATTCAATTAAATATTCAGTtgatggatgctttgagggaaGTGTCAGGTTACGCTAAAATGATGAAGGATTTGATGTCTCGAAAGTTCGACTTCCATGACCTATCTATTGTAACTCTGACACAAACTTGTAGTGCGGCAGTAACAAGACCTATGGCTCAAAAGTTGTCTGATCCAGGTAGTTTCACTATCCCGTGCATAATTGGAATTTATgtttttgctaaagcattgtgtgacttgggGGACAATATTAACTTGATGCCTTTGGAAATCTACAAAAAGTTAGGCATTGGTAGAGCTAGACCAACATCAATGTTGTTGCAACTAGCTGATCGCATAGTAAAAATACCAACAGGAATTCTGGATGATGTGCTCGTCCAAGTGGGGAAGTTTGTATTTCTTGctgattttgttattcttgactgCCAGATTGACGAAACAATACCTATAATTTTAGGAAGGCCATTTTTAGCTACTGGGAGAGCATTGATTGattgtgagactggagagttaaaaatgaggttgaacaatgaagaaataatattcaacgGTCAACAATATATGAGGAGACCCAGCGAATTTGCAAATTATTTGCTAGTTGAGGCAATTGATGTGACTACAAGAGGAGGATCAGACTGTTCATGTCAGAGACCCATTAGAAGCTTGCTTGATGAATCTAAAAGAAGTTGA